Sequence from the Planctomycetota bacterium genome:
CCGGGCGTCCCCCGTGGGCGGGGCGTTCTGCAGGAGCGTCGCGACGCCCGCGAGCGCGCCGTCCACGTACCCGCCGAAATGCCGCGTGCTCTCCTCGGTATCGCCGTCCCACGCCATCTCGCGGATGTCCTGGTGCGGGCGCAGCACTTTCTGGCGCAGCGCCCACGTGTGATGGGGCGGGATCCGGCGTACCTCGAGCACCGGCCCCACCGCCCCCGCGCGCCACGCCGCCCACGAGCCGAACGTCGTCCGCCACCAGCGCCGCAGCGACAGCGCCTGCAGCAGCGCATGGCGGATCGCGTGGCGCTGGCCGCCCAGGGGCTGCTTCAGATCGAGCGTCGGGCCCATGCACCGGAACCGGATGCCCCCGGGGATGTCCTGCGTCGCGGTCGCGAGCGGGATCTGCTCGCGCAGCGCCAGCATCACCCGCTGGGGCGTGTCGAATCCCGTCGCGTCGATCGCGATGAACTGCCCCTTCAGGTTGTGCCACAGGCGCGCGGGCGGCACGCCCGGCACGTCCCGCGGCACGACCGGCAGATCAAACACCGCCGCCTCGCGCCGCTCCACCGCCACCAGTTTCATCTCGTGCGCGTACACGCCCGCCACCTCGCGGTACGCCTCCCAGAACCGCGCGTCCCCCGCCGGATCGATGCTCGGTGGATGTGCCACGTCTCGCGCCTCCCCCCAATCCACCTCACGCCTACCGCAGCCCGTACTCGCGCAGCTTGCGGTACAGCGTCCGCTCGCCGATGCCCAGGAGCGCCGCGGCCTGCTCGCGGTTGCCGTTGGTGAGGCGCAGCGTCTCGCGGATCGCGCGCTTCTCGATCTGCTCGAGGCTCGTCCCCGCCAGGCTCGCCCCGCCGCCCGGCCCGTCGTCGGCGTCCGCGCCGTCGGCCCGCACGTCATCAGGGATGTGTCGCAGATCGATCATCGCCCGCTCGCCCGGCGCCCGCGTCTCGCTCAGGCACATGACTAGCGTGGTCCGC
This genomic interval carries:
- a CDS encoding GNAT family N-acetyltransferase, which translates into the protein MAHPPSIDPAGDARFWEAYREVAGVYAHEMKLVAVERREAAVFDLPVVPRDVPGVPPARLWHNLKGQFIAIDATGFDTPQRVMLALREQIPLATATQDIPGGIRFRCMGPTLDLKQPLGGQRHAIRHALLQALSLRRWWRTTFGSWAAWRAGAVGPVLEVRRIPPHHTWALRQKVLRPHQDIREMAWDGDTEESTRHFGGYVDGALAGVATLLQNAPPTGDARPALAAHLLAHEEGRAWQVRGMATDGPGRGCGLGRALLKFCAASAAVRGGSGPGGIVWCNARTSALAFYERAGFVVASGEFELPHAGTHVVMVRAVRAGDEDPYAR